In a genomic window of Paroedura picta isolate Pp20150507F chromosome 14, Ppicta_v3.0, whole genome shotgun sequence:
- the ZNF423 gene encoding zinc finger protein 423 isoform X4, which produces MIGDGCDLGIGEEEGGTGLPYPCQFCDKSFIRLSYLKRHEQIHSDKLPFKCTYCSRLFKHKRSRDRHIKLHTGDKKYHCHECEAAFSRSDHLKIHLKTHSSSKPFKCTVCKRGFSSTSSLQSHMQAHKKNKEHLAKSEKEAKKDDFMCDYCEETFSQTEELEKHVMTRHPQLSEKADLQCIHCPEVFADENSLLSHIHQAHANKKHKCPMCPEQFSSVEEVYCHLDSHRQPDSSNHSISPDPVLGSVASMSSATPDSSASVERGSTPDSTLKPLRGQKKIRSLEREESQTWSKVSYSCPYCTKRDFNSLAVLEIHLKTIHADKPQQSHMCQICLESMPTLYNLNEHVRKVHKNHAYPMMQFSNISAFHCNYCPEMFADINSLQEHIRIAHCGPGATAPDGNNAFFCNQCSMGFLTEASLTEHIQQTHCNIGNSKLDSPVVQPSQSFMEVYSCPYCTNSPIFGSILKLTKHIKENHKNIPLAHNKKSKGEQSPVSSDVEVSSPKRQRLSASVNSVSNGEYPCNQCELKFSNFESFQTHLKLHLELLLRKQSCPQCKEDFDSQESLLQHLTVHYMTTSTHYVCESCDKQFSSVDDLQKHLLDMHTFVLYHCTLCQEVFDSKVSIQVHLAVKHSNEKKMYRCTACNWDFRKEVDLQIHVKHSHLGNPAKSHKCIFCGETFSTEVELQCHITTHSKKYNCKFCSKAFHAIILLEKHLREKHCVFDTGAENGTANGMAPASKKAESADIPNVLMKNPDTSNSHEASEDDVDASEPMYGCDICGAAYTMEVLLQNHRLRDHNIRPGEDDCSRKKAEFIKGSHKCNICSRTFFSENGLREHMQTHRGPAKHYMCPICGERFPSLLTLTEHKVTHSKSLDTGTCRICKMPLQSEEEFIEHCQMHPDLRNSLTGFRCVVCMQTVTSTLELKIHGTFHMQKLVGNSAASSPNGQALQKLYKCALCLKDFRNKQDLVKLDVNGLPYGLCAGCMTRSTNGQSLGMTTPDVSERPCGSLRCPECSVKFESAEDLENHLQLDHRDLTPETSGQKKGPQTSPVPRKKTYQCIKCQMTFENEREIQIHVANHMIGAAPTPNGEVLYSFPAPGFLERRIMKNAIAEEGINHECKLCNQMFDSPAKLLCHLIEHSFEGMGGTFKCPVCFTVFVQANKLQQHIFAVHGQEDKIYDCSQCPQKFFFQTELQNHTLSQHAQ; this is translated from the exons ATGATCGGAGATGGGTGTGACCTCGGcattggggaggaggaaggggggaccgGCCTGCCGTATCCCTGCCAGTTTTGTGATAAGTCCTTCATTCGCCTGAGCTACCTGAAAAGGCACGAGCAGATCCATAGCGACAAGCTACCCTTCAAGTGCACCTACTGCAGCCGCCTTTTCAAGCACAAGCGGAGCAGGGACCGGCACATCAAGCTGCACACGGGGGACAAGAAGTACCACTGCCACGAGTGCGAGGCCGCCTTCTCGCGCAGCGACCACCTCAAGATCCACCTGAAGACCCACAGCTCCAGCAAGCCGTTCAAGTGCACCGTCTGCAAGCGCGGCTTCTCGTCCACCAGCTCCCTGCAGAGCCACATGCAGGCCCACAAGAAGAACAAGGAGCACCTGGCCAAGAGCGAGAAGGAGGCGAAGAAAGACGACTTCATGTGCGACTACTGCGAGGAGACCTTCAGCCAGACGGAGGAGCTGGAGAAGCACGTCATGACGCGCCACCCGCAGCTGTCCGAGAAGGCGGACCTGCAGTGCATCCATTGCCCCGAAGTGTTTGCGGACGAGAACTCGCTGCTCTCCCACATCCATCAAGCCCACGCCAACAAAAAACACAAGTGCCCAATGTGCCCAGAGCAATTTTCTTCGGTCGAGGAAGTCTATTGCCACTTGGATAGCCATCGACAGCCTGATTCGAGCAACCACAGCATCAGCCCCGACCCTGTCTTGGGCAGCGTGGCGTCCATGAGCAGCGCCACGCCCGATTCCAGCGCATCGGTAGAGCGGGGCTCTACCCCTGACTCAACTTTGAAACCCttgagagggcaaaagaagatccGATCCTTAGAAAGGGAAGAGAGTCAGACGTGGTCCAAGGTGTCCTACAGCTGCCCTTACTGCACCAAGCGTGACTTCAACAGTCTTGCGGTCTTGGAAATCCACCTGAAGACCATCCACGCGGACAAACCTCAGCAAAGCCACATGTGCCAGATCTGTCTTGAGTCCATGCCCACGTTGTACAACTTGAACGAACACGTGAGGAAGGTGCATAAAAACCACGCGTATCCCATGATGCAGTTCAGCAACATTTCGGCCTTCCACTGCAATTACTGCCCTGAGATGTTTGCCGATATCAACAGCTTGCAGGAACACATCCGCATAGCTCACTGCGGGCCCGGTGCCACAGCTCCAGACGGCAACAATGCCTTCTTTTGCAACCAGTGCTCCATGGGCTTCCTGACTGAAGCCTCTCTGACTGAGCACATCCAGCAAACGCACTGCAACATTGGGAATTCCAAATTGGATTCCCCGGTGGTTCAGCCCTCCCAGTCTTTTATGGAGGTCTATTCCTGTCCCTATTGCACAAACTCGCCCATTTTCGGCTCCATCCTCAAGCTGACCAAGCATATTAAAGAAAACCACAAGAACATCCCGCTGGCGCACAATAAAAAATCCAAAGGGGAACAGAGCCCCGTTTCGTCTGACGTCGAAGTCTCTTCCCCGAAAAGGCAGCGACTCTCCGCGAGCGTCAACTCGGTCTCGAACGGCGAGTACCCGTGCAATCAGTGCGAGCTCAAGTTCTCCAACTTCGAAAGCTTCCAGACCCATCTGAAGCTGCACTTGGAGTTGCTCCTGAGGAAGCAGTCGTGCCCTCAGTGCAAAGAAGACTTCGATTCCCAAGAGTCCCTCCTGCAGCACCTGACGGTGCATTACATGACCACTTCGACCCATTATGTGTGCGAGAGCTGCGATAAGCAGTTTTCCTCCGTGGACGATCTGCAGAAGCATCTGTTAGACATGCATACTTTTGTGTTGTATCACTGCACCCTTTGCCAAGAGGTTTTCGACTCCAAGGTCTCCATCCAAGTCCATCTGGCAGTGAAGCACAGTAATGAGAAGAAGATGTATCGGTGTACAGCCTGCAACTGGGACTTCCGGAAGGAGGTGGACCTCCAGATTCACGTGAAGCACAGCCACTTGGGCAACCCGGCCAAGTCCCACAAGTGCATCTTCTGCGGGGAGACCTTTAGCACGGAGGTGGAGCTGCAGTGCCACATCACGACCCACAGCAAGAAGTACAACTGCAAGTTCTGCAGCAAAGCTTTCCACGCCATCATCTTGCTCGAAAAACACCTGCGGGAGAAGCACTGCGTCTTCGACACCGGCGCCGAGAACGGGACGGCAAACGGCATGGCGCCGGCCAGCAAGAAGGCCGAATCCGCAGACATCCCGAACGTGCTGATGAAAAATCCCGACACGTCCAACAGCCACGAAGCCAGTGAGGACGACGTGGATGCGTCGGAGCCCATGTACGGGTGTGACATCTGCGGGGCTGCTTACACTATGGAAGTCCTCCTGCAGAACCATCGGTTGAGGGACCACAACATCCGACCGGGGGAGGATGACTGTTCCAGGAAGAAAGCCGAATTCATCAAAGGGAGTCACAAGTGCAACATCTGCTCGAGGACCTTTTTCTCGGAGAACGGCCTCCGGGAGCACATGCAGACTCATCGCGGCCCTGCGAAGCATTACATGTGCCCCATTTGCGGGGAGCGCTTCCCGTCCCTCTTGACTCTGACGGAGCACAAAGTGACTCACAGCAAGAGCTTGGATACAGGGACGTGCCGGATCTGCAAAATGCCTCTGCAGAGCGAAGAAGAGTTCATCGAGCACTGCCAGATGCATCCTGACCTCAGAAACTCCCTCACCGGGTTCCGCTGTGTTGTCTGCATGCAGACGGTCACCTCGACTCTCGAGCTGAAAATCCACGGGACGTTCCACATGCAAAAACTGGTTGGGAACTCTGCGGCATCCTCTCCCAATGGCCAGGCCTTGCAGAAACTCTACAAGTGTGCCCTGTGCTTGAAAGACTTCAGGAACAAGCAAGATCTGGTGAAACTGGATGTTAACGGTCTGCCGTATGGCCTGTGCGCTGGGTGCATGACCAGGAGCACCAATGGACAGTCCTTAGGGATGACTACGCCAGATGTTAGCGAAAGGCCGTGTGGAAGCCTGCGGTGTCCAGAGTGTAGTGTCAAATTTGAAAGCGCCGAAGACTTGGAGAACCACCTGCAACTGGATCACAGGGACCTGACACCTGAGACGAGTGGCCAAAAGAAGGGTCCCCAGACATCCCCCGTTCCTAGA AAAAAGACCTATCAATGCATCAAGTGCCAGATGACCTTCGAGAACGAGCGAGAGATACAGATCCACGTTGCAAATCATATGATTG GTGCCGCCCCAACCCCCAATGGCGAGGTCTTGTATTCTTttccagctcctggctttctggaGAGGAGGATTATGAAAAATGCTATTGCAG